A part of Cotesia glomerata isolate CgM1 linkage group LG4, MPM_Cglom_v2.3, whole genome shotgun sequence genomic DNA contains:
- the LOC123263907 gene encoding uncharacterized protein LOC123263907, translated as MVKNLPKEQQQFLNECQKGKDNLHSPVTNFLPVETFQNKSDTEQEITNEDNENNTDEIGMKLSQHSMPASFCSLSSNSSGLKRTYSDFEDELPVPPKRKNQYFLRFDSTFCGNSMLGKLQ; from the exons ATGGTTAAGAATTTGCCAAAAGAGCAGCAACAATTTCTGAATGAGTGTCAAAAGGGAAAAGACAATCTTCACTCGCCCGTTACTAATTTCTTGCCGGTGGAAACTTTTCAGAATAAATCTGACACTGAACAGGAGATAACAAATGAAGATAATGAGAATAATACAGACGAAATTG gcATGAAATTATCGCAACATTCGATGCCAGCAAGTTTTTGTAGTCTATCATCAAATTCCAGTGGGTTGAAACGAACATATTCTGATTTTGAGGATGAACTCCCTGTACCtcctaaaagaaaaaatcaatattttttaagatttgatTCAACATTTTGTGGAAATTCAATGCTAGGTAAACTTCAATGA